The Natrinema sp. DC36 genome includes the window ATGTGGTACATGTACATCGGTGGCCTCGGCACTCGAACAGGAACGGCTTACACGTATTCTTGAAGTGAATCAGATTTTGATCTGAAGACGTTAGCCGACAGGACCACTCGAGAACGAGGACGGCTACGTACGCCTTATCGCACAAATTTCTGGGGTAGGTGAATCGTCATACGCCGGCTGATTTCACTGTCTGACAGCACGGTTGAGACTATAGACGACACGCGCTAGGGCGATTTATAGAACTCTCGGTACCAGCACCGCGCACGCAGACCTGCTGCCGACGGTCAAGTCAATTCCGTATGTGATTACGGACCAAGAGAGCCACATCGTACACGTCATAGATATTACTATTGTGCTCGTTTCCGAACTCGAGAGACTAACGCCTGCCCAACCAGGACGTATCAGTTCGGACCGAATGCAACTTATGTTCCTGATCGAAGTAGGGCAGAATTATGTTCTGGCCTATGGCACACAACGGCCGAGAGACCGGAGGGAGACCGTAGATGTGTACGCGATTAGTGTATCTCGGACCCGAGAATATCGTGCTCACTGGCCGGTCGATGGACTGGCACGGCAAGATCGGAACGAACATTTGGGGCTTCCCACGCGGAATGGAGCGAACGGGCGAAGTCGGTCCTGCCTCGATACGGTGGACCGCCGAGTACGGCAGTGTCGTCGCATCCGCGTACGACATCGCGACGACCGACGGGATGAACGAGGCGGGTCTAGTCGCGAACGTCCTGTGGCTCACCGAATCCGACTATCCCGAGTGGGATGGCGACAGACCTGGACTGTCGATTTCGCTGTGGGCGCAGTACGTCCTCGACAACTTCGCGACGGTGGCCGAGGCAGTCGAGAACCACCGGAACGAAGAATTCGTGGTCGTTTCCGACGAAATCCCGGACGAAGGCCGGTTGGCCACCCTCCACCTGTCCATCTCGGACGCCACGGGTGACAGTGCCATCCTCGAGTACGTCGACGGCGAGTTGACGATCCACCACGGTCGGAAGTATCAGGTGATGACGAATTCCCCGACGTTCGACCAACAACTCGCACTCGACGAGTATTGGTCGGAGATCGGCGGAACAGTCATGCTACCGGGGACGAATCGTCCGGCTGACCGATTCGCCCGCGCGAGTTTCTACGTGAACGCGATCCCACAGACCCAGAACCGTCGAACCGCAACGGCGAGCGTCTTCGGCGCGCTCCGCAACGTCTCCGTGCCGTACGGGATCAGTACGCCGGACGCACCGCATATCTCCTCGACGCGTTGGCGCACGGTCGCCGATCACCGTGACCGACGCTACTACTTCGAGTCGGCGCTCTCACCGAACGTTTTCTGGCTGGACCTCGACGGGATCGACTTCGAAGCCGATGCCGGAGTTCGATCGCTGTCGCTCGGTGAGAACCAGGCGAACGTCTTCGCCGGCGATGTCGCCGACGAACTTGTCGAGACTGAGCCGTTCGAGTTTCTTGGTGTCCCGGCTCCATCGGGCTAATCCTAGCTGCTTCCGGCGCATTCTTACATGGAACGCAGGAGAAAGCCCACGACTTCAGTCGTGGGAGTAGTCACTACGGATACATCGGTAGTTAGTGACGTTGGCGACCGGCCGTTCTCGAGTGGCGGAACCAATCGAGAAACGGCGGTGGTACAAGCGTAACGAGTGAATCGAAGGCCTCGGCACTCATAGGGCTCGTCACCACCGGATGCCGAGTCCGGCTCGGAGCGGGTGCATCGTCATCGGCCACGCGATCCTACCGCCGTCGCTCCAAAGACGGTTTGGATTCGGCAGCGAAAACCATATCGAACCTCGGCCTTACCGGCCGCGTCCCGCGTCTTCGTTCGCGAAAGCCGCGTTCCACTCGTCGATCAGGTTCTCGAGTCGCCCCGTACTCTGCTGCGAGAACGTTCGGGGAGCGCGGTCGGTGGCCGTTCGCGGGTCCTCGGTGACGGCGCTCGAGGGAGCCGGTTGCGTTCGGGTCGCGGTTCGATTCGGTGTCGGTTCGGCGTCGGTCGTGGACTGCAGGCGTTGTGTGCTCATGTCGGTCGGGTGTGGGATATCGTCGAAAATCGGTACTCGTCGGCAACGAATTCAGGCTGCTACGTGTACGACCGACATCTGTACTCACCCCTACTGAGCCCATGGTTATAAAAGTTCATGATAGATATGGTCTCTGCGGGTAGCTGCCTGAAAACAAGTGCCATGGAGCTGTTCGCACGGTCTGTCGCGGCCACCGACTCGCTCAAACCGCGGGTCGACGCTCGTTTCAGCCCGCACAAGTCCGATAGCTTGAGAACCCGTCCCCGTAATCACTCGAGTACTGATGACTGGCGACGAGCGCGACGGCAACGCAGACGTCAGTTTCGTGGTGCCGGCGCGAAACGAGGCGGACTACCTCCGGGGAACCCTCGCGAGCCTGACCGCGCTGGATACGGCCTACGAGTACGAGATACTCGTCGTCGACGGCGACTCGAGCGACACGACCCGAGAGATCGCCCGCGAATACGACGCGACGGTCGTCCCCGAATCCGGCGGAGGGATCGCCGCGGCGCGGAACCTCGGGGCCGAACGCGCGTCCGGCGAGTGGCTGGCCTTCGTCGATGCGGACACGCGGGTGCGGGCGAACTATCTCACCGAACTGCTCGGCTTCGTCGAGGCCAACACGCTCGCGGCCGCCAGTTCCTACTGTCGGATCACCGGTCCCCGCCGAGCGAAGCTCATGGAAGTGACGATCAACCACGTCTTCTCGCGGCTCGAGCGGCCGATCCTGCCGGGGTTCAACTGCTTCGTCCACCGGCGGGCCTTCGAGGAGATCGGTGGCTTTCCCGACGTGTCGAACGAGGACACGGCATTCAGCCGACGGCTCGCGCGCCGCTACCCGACGGCCTACTGCCCGACCGTGCTGGTCGAAAGTTCGGGCCGGCGAATCTCCGAGGACGGGTTGACGGGGACGCTGTGGCATTACGCGCGACTCGACCTCGAGCGGCTCAGAGCGGAGTACTGATCGAGGCCCGATCGCTCGCAACCTGCCGCTTCGAGGTCCCACTCTTTTACCGCTCGGCGTGGCCGATACCATCGTGTCGAACGTACCACCGGAGGCGGAACGCCTGCTCGAGAGCGAGCCGCTGATGGCCCATCTGGGAACCTGCGCCGAGGGACGGCCCCACGTCGCGCCGGTCTGGTACCGGTACGCGGACGGCGTCGTCGAGATCGTGACAACTGGTCGGAAGCTGGCGAATATCAGGAAGAATCCGCGGGTCGCCATCTCGGTACAGAACGACGAGGCGGGGCACGCGCAGTGGATGGTATCGCTACTCGGCACGGCGACGGTCGTCGACGACGAAAGCGAGACGGCCGCGGCTCGCCGCCGGATCAACGAGAAGTACGACGCGGAGTCCGACGCGTACGCCGAAAACACGCTGGTCCGGATCGAGGTCGGCTCGGCGACGTACCAGACGTACTGATGAGCGCTCGAACGAGGGAGGCGCTATCGCTCCCTCGAGCGCCGTGAAATCAGTTTTCGAGCCGTTCTCGAGCGGCGGCGACCACGAGGGGCAGCGTGATCGTCGCGTCGGCGTACACCGAGACGTTCTCGGCATCTTTTTCGAGTTTGCCCCACGAGCGGGCCTCGTCCAGCGTCGCGCCGGAGAGGCCGCCGGTCTGTTTGGGGTCCATCGTCAGCTGGACGGCGTAATCGTAGGCGTCGGGCGAGACGAGCATCGTCTGGAGGGTGAAGTTCTTGGGAACGCCGCCGCCGACGACGAACGCACCGGCTTCCTCCGCGTGGTAGGCGATGTCAGTCAGCGGCGTCATGTCAGCCAGCGCGTCCAGCGAGAAGGCCGACGTCTGGGAGTACATCCACGCCTGCAGGCCGAGCACGGAGTCCTGGATGGCGGGACAGTAGATCGGCACGTCGTTCTCGGACGCTGCGGCGGCGATCCCGGCGTCTTCCGCGATCTCGTCGCGTTCGTTCACCTCGGCGTTCGCCCGGCCGAGTTCCTCCGTGAGCCGCTGGATCGAGACGAGGTCCCCGTCTTCGCATTCGGCCTCGAGCACTGGGAAGACCTCCTCGCGGAGGTGCGACTCGAAGTCGGCGAAGAACTCCTGGGGGAGATAGACGTTGTAAATGCGGTCGACGCCCTCGTCGCGCAGCGTCTCGTCGTGTTCCCGTTCGGTCTTTCCCTCGGCGTGGACCGCGCCGTGGTGGTGTTTCCCGCCGATGGCCTCGATGGAATCGTGCGTGAGGTTCGCGCCGGTCGTGACGAGGACGTCGATGTAGCCGTCCCGAATCAGGTCGGCGACGATCGCTCGCATCCCCGTCGGGACCATCGCGCCCGCGAGGCCGAAGAAGACGGTCACGTCGTCATCGAACATCGCTTCGGTGACGTCGACGGCCTCGTGGAGGTCCGCCGCGCCGACGCCCGCGTTGCCGTACTCGTCCGCGAGTTCGCCGACCGTCATTCCGGCGCGGACCTCGGCGTGGCCGATCGGGTCGTGCGAGAAGGTCTCCCGGTCGGGGTCGTGGTGGTCGTTCGCCTCGTCGCCGGCGTCGGGAGCGTCGCTCCCGTTGTCGCCCTCGTGCTCGTCGCTCATGTCCTCGAGTGGGCGGGCGAGCGGTTTGAACGTCGCGGTCCAGCTCCGTCTCGCTGGTCCGCCGATGATCGGTTTCGACTCCGTGTCACCCCTCGGGCTCGAGCGCCCCCGTCACGCTCCGTCGCCAGTAATCGACGGTGCGATACAGGAGATAGAGGATCGCGTTGAGCAGTCCGGTCAGTGCGAAGAGCGCGCCGAGTTGGGGACCGATCGTTTCGAAGAGGCTCCCCGGCCCGCCGATCTCGGCGATGCCGTAGGCGAAAAACGCGGCGATAACGCCCCAGACGAGCAAGATCGCGGCGATACGAGCGCCCTCCTCGACGTAGGTCGATACTGAGAGAGTCGTCGGCAGTGTCGATGACGAAGCCACGACGCGTCGTTTCGACGCGTCTGACATAACGGACGGGGTACCTGAAAGAGGGATTTCACCCATCCCCGCGACCGGCGTCGACTCCCCCGAGCCGGATCCAGGGACCGGTGCTACAGTCCCGTCGGCACGTCGAGGAAGGTCGTCTCGTGCCCCCACTCCTCGACCAGATCCCGCAGCGAACGCACGCCGAACGTCTCCGTCGCGTAGTGACCCGCGAGGAAGACGTGAATCCCGGCTTCACGGGCCTCGTGGTAGGCCTTTCCTTTCCCCTCGCCGGTCACCAGCGCGTCCGCGCCGGCGTCGACGGCCTCGTCGAGCCAGTCGACCCCGCTGCCGGTGACGATTGCGACATCCTCGATCTTGTCGGGGCCAAAAGCGAGGTGCTGGACGGGCTGGCCGCCGGTATCCAGATTGGTCTCGAGGCGCTCTTGGAGCTCGTCAGGGGTGTAGGAACCAGCTGCCGTTCCGCGCTGGCCGATGTGCTCGGAGCCGAGTTCGCCGAAGGGAGCGCGGTTCTCGAGTCCGAGCAGGTCGGCGACGCCGGCGGCGTTGCCCAGTTCCGGGTGCCCGTCCAGCGGGAGGTGCGAGACGTACAGCGCGAGGTCGTTCTCGATCAGGGGCGCGATTCGGTCGTACGTGCGGCCGGTCACGCGGTCGAAGCCGCCCCACGAGAGCCCGTGGTGGACGACCAGCAGGTCCGCGTCGGCCTCGACGGCGCGGTCTACCGTTTCGCGGACGCCGTCGACGGCGAACGCGACGCGATCGATATCGGCCTCCTCCGGGCCGACCTGCAGCCCGTTCGCGCTGGCGTCGACGTCGGCGTAGTCTGCGGTTCGAAGCTCTTCGTCGAGTCGATCGACGACGCTCGAGAGGTTCATGTTCCGCCGTTCGACGGCGGACCCCTTGTATCCGGCTGATTCCCAGCGGGACCGGGGCGGTTCGGGCGACCGCCGCGTGCGGAAAAAGCGGAAGAGGGGCGCGCTACATCAGGTAGAACAGCGGGAAGAGGATCACCCAGACGATGTCGACGAAGTGCCAGTAGAGCCCGAAGTACTCGACCGGTCGATCGTCCTCGAGGTAGGCGTCGACGGTCACGATCCGGTAGATCATGAACGCCGCGATGAGCAGGCCGAGGATGACGTGGAGCGCGTGGAGGCCGGTCGTCACGAAGTACATCGAATACTGGAGGTCGGTGAACCAGTAGATATCGTGGGCGAACTCCAGACTCCACTCGTAGCCCTTGACGGAGAGGAACGTGAGTCCGAGTAGCAGCGTGACCGCCATCGACGCCAGCAGCCCGCGCTTGTTCCCGCGTTCGGCCATCACCAGCGCGAGGATGACCGTGAAACTCGAGGTGAGCAGTACGTAGGTGTTGATCAGACCGATCGTCGCCGACGGCGGCACGGTCTCGATCTCGCCCCAGCCGGTGTGGAGCCGTATGAACACGTACGCCCCGATGACGGCACCGAAGACGACGACGTCCGAGGCCAGGAAGAACCAGACGCCGGTCTTCGTCGTGCCGACCCCCTCGAACGGCCAGCGCTCGGCGATGGCCATCTCGGGTGCGTTGAACTCCTCGCGCCCGTACTCGAAGAGCGTGACTCCCAGGATGCCGACGCCGACGAGCGAAAGCACGGGGTAGAGGATGTTCTCCGATCCGGCGGTGTTCCCGGCGAGTTCCACGCCACGTGCGGTCGCGAAGTCGACGACGAAGGGCGTCAGTCCCGACAGGCCGAGGAACGTGACGAACATGCCGATTCCGATTCCGAACGGCCAGATACTCGCGTGATCCTCGTGGTCCGCCTCGAGCGGCTCGGCCTGTCCGGTTCGCTCGTGAGCGACCGCACCGCCGTCGGCTGCCGTCGCGTCGTCGACGAACTGGAGCTCCCCGCTCGCATAGCTGGGCCGGTTCGGCCAGTTCTCGAGCGGCGGCGGCGACGTGGTCGCCCACTCGGCGGTCCGCGAGTACGCCCACGGGTTATCGGGCGCGTCGGGGCCCGAGACGAAACTCTTCGCGAGCGTGATGAAGACGAGCAGGACCGACGTGGCGATGACG containing:
- a CDS encoding linear amide C-N hydrolase; the encoded protein is MCTRLVYLGPENIVLTGRSMDWHGKIGTNIWGFPRGMERTGEVGPASIRWTAEYGSVVASAYDIATTDGMNEAGLVANVLWLTESDYPEWDGDRPGLSISLWAQYVLDNFATVAEAVENHRNEEFVVVSDEIPDEGRLATLHLSISDATGDSAILEYVDGELTIHHGRKYQVMTNSPTFDQQLALDEYWSEIGGTVMLPGTNRPADRFARASFYVNAIPQTQNRRTATASVFGALRNVSVPYGISTPDAPHISSTRWRTVADHRDRRYYFESALSPNVFWLDLDGIDFEADAGVRSLSLGENQANVFAGDVADELVETEPFEFLGVPAPSG
- a CDS encoding glycosyltransferase, with product MTGDERDGNADVSFVVPARNEADYLRGTLASLTALDTAYEYEILVVDGDSSDTTREIAREYDATVVPESGGGIAAARNLGAERASGEWLAFVDADTRVRANYLTELLGFVEANTLAAASSYCRITGPRRAKLMEVTINHVFSRLERPILPGFNCFVHRRAFEEIGGFPDVSNEDTAFSRRLARRYPTAYCPTVLVESSGRRISEDGLTGTLWHYARLDLERLRAEY
- a CDS encoding pyridoxamine 5'-phosphate oxidase family protein, whose product is MSNVPPEAERLLESEPLMAHLGTCAEGRPHVAPVWYRYADGVVEIVTTGRKLANIRKNPRVAISVQNDEAGHAQWMVSLLGTATVVDDESETAAARRRINEKYDAESDAYAENTLVRIEVGSATYQTY
- a CDS encoding deoxyhypusine synthase, whose protein sequence is MSDEHEGDNGSDAPDAGDEANDHHDPDRETFSHDPIGHAEVRAGMTVGELADEYGNAGVGAADLHEAVDVTEAMFDDDVTVFFGLAGAMVPTGMRAIVADLIRDGYIDVLVTTGANLTHDSIEAIGGKHHHGAVHAEGKTEREHDETLRDEGVDRIYNVYLPQEFFADFESHLREEVFPVLEAECEDGDLVSIQRLTEELGRANAEVNERDEIAEDAGIAAAASENDVPIYCPAIQDSVLGLQAWMYSQTSAFSLDALADMTPLTDIAYHAEEAGAFVVGGGVPKNFTLQTMLVSPDAYDYAVQLTMDPKQTGGLSGATLDEARSWGKLEKDAENVSVYADATITLPLVVAAARERLEN
- a CDS encoding Nif3-like dinuclear metal center hexameric protein; the protein is MNLSSVVDRLDEELRTADYADVDASANGLQVGPEEADIDRVAFAVDGVRETVDRAVEADADLLVVHHGLSWGGFDRVTGRTYDRIAPLIENDLALYVSHLPLDGHPELGNAAGVADLLGLENRAPFGELGSEHIGQRGTAAGSYTPDELQERLETNLDTGGQPVQHLAFGPDKIEDVAIVTGSGVDWLDEAVDAGADALVTGEGKGKAYHEAREAGIHVFLAGHYATETFGVRSLRDLVEEWGHETTFLDVPTGL